A single genomic interval of Salmo trutta chromosome 13, fSalTru1.1, whole genome shotgun sequence harbors:
- the LOC115206241 gene encoding DCN1-like protein 5, producing MPVKKKRKSSGSDDPGLRKCKITCFCRPQAPGRLISPEDQFSNKKCLAWFYEYTGPDEVLGPEGMEKFCEDIGVEPENIIMLVLAWKLEAPNMGFFTKEEWLKGMTLLQCDCIERLQGKLDYLRNQLNDTIIFKNIYRYAFDFARDKDQRSLDMDTAKSMLALLLGRTWPLFPVFNQFLEQSKYKVMNKDQWYNVLEFSRTVSTDLSNYDEDGAWPVLLDEFVEWQKARLAAL from the exons ATGCCTGTAAAGAAGAAGAGGAAGTCTTCAGGTTCAGATGACCCGGGACTCAGGAAGTGTAAAATCACCTG TTTCTGCAGACCCCAGGCTCCAGGCCGGTTGATCAGCCCAGAAGACCAGTTCTCCAATAAGAAATGTCTGGCCTGGTTCTACGAGTAcacag GTCCAGATGAGGTGTTGGGTCCAGAGGGGATGGAGAAGTTCTGTGAAGACATTGGAGTGGAACCAGAAAAC aTAATCATGTTAGTTTTAGCCTGGAAACTAGAAGCACCAAATATGGGATTTTTCACTAAGGAGGAGTGGCTTAAGGGAATGACTTTACTACA GTGTGACTGCATAGAGAGGTTACAGGGGAAACTGGACTACTTGCGCAATCAGCTCAACGACACAATCATCTTTAAAAACATCTACAGATACGCCTTCGACTTTGCCAGA gaTAAGGACCAGAGGAGTCTGGACATGGACACAGCTAAGTCCATGCTAGCATTGCTACTGGGGAGAACATGGCCACTGTTCCCTGTCTTCAACCAGTTTCTGGAG CAGTCCAAGTACAAGGTGATGAATAAGGACCAGTGGTATAACGTCTTAGAGTTTAGTCGTACAGTCAGCACAGACCTCAGTAACTATGACGAGGATGGagcct ggccGGTGTTATTGGATGAGTTTGTGGAGTGGCAGAAAGCTCGGCTGGCAGCACTATAG
- the ompa gene encoding olfactory marker protein a, with product MSSQMYTDLSAAPSSGSALELRFAEDTSLTEVMRLRVQSLQRSGQKRQEGERLLLPHEAVYRLDFANQELTFVHWSVSLIGNGRVTVTGISQLWTPDLTHLMTRQLLEPVGTFWRNAGDPEDTPLKCLEADIQEFGERIAELAKVRKVMYFLFAFKEGAEADKVSISVEFNQA from the exons ATGAGCTCTCAGATGTACACAGACCTGTCTGCGGCTCCCTCGTCTGGCTCAGCCCTGGAGCTACGCTTTGCAGAGGACACCTCTCTCACTGAG GTGATGCGGCTACGTGTCCAGTCCCTGCAGCGGAGCGGTCAGAAGCGACAGGAGGGGGAGCGGTTGCTCCTCCCCCACGAGGCTGTCTACCGTCTGGACTTCGCTAATCAGGAGCTGACGTTCGTCCACTGGTCGGTGTCTCTGATTGGCAATGGCAGAGTGACTGTCACGGGGATCTCCCAGCTCTGGACCCCTGACCTCACACACCTGATGACCCGGCAGCTTCTAGAACCCGTCGGAACATTCTGGCGGAACGCTGGCGACCCGGAGGACACGCCCCTCAAGTGTCTGGAGGCGGACATCCAGGAGTTCGGGGAGCGAATCGCGGAGCTGGCCAAGGTCCGCAAGGTCATGTACTTCCTGTTTGCCTTTAAGGAGGGGGCGGAGGCTGACAAGGTCAGCATCTCCGTGGAGTTTAATCAGGCCTGA